Proteins encoded by one window of Nicotiana tabacum cultivar K326 chromosome 10, ASM71507v2, whole genome shotgun sequence:
- the LOC107818584 gene encoding uncharacterized protein LOC107818584 produces MVETSDVNTFVATVADSSKKVTIDSSHPFFLHPLDYPGMNLVSSVFDGKSYGVWRRTVVIALYTKNKLDFIDGTISIPDESSGLQSAWSRGNDMVLSWLLNSLSKEIAESVLYSHNEKDLWNDLEDRFGQTNGAKIVSTSIKTKLCSSRKL; encoded by the coding sequence ATGGTAGAAACATCTGATGTTAATACCTTTGTGGCTACTGTGGCTGATTCATCCAAGAAAGTAACGATTGACTCATCACACCCATTTTTTCTTCACCCCTTAGACTATCCAGGAATGAACCTGGTTTCTTCAGTTTTTGATGGCAAAAGTTATGGTGTTTGGCGTAGAACTGTTGTGATAGCTCTTTATACAAAGAACAAATTGGATTTTATTGATGGAACCATCTCCATTCCGGATGAAAGCTCTGGGCTTCAAAGTGCTTGGTCAAGAGGAAATGACATGGTCTTGTCTTGGTTGCTTAACTCTCTATCAAAGGAGATTGCAGAGAGTGTGCTTTATTCTCACAATGAAAAGGACCTatggaatgatttggaagacAGATTTGGTCAAACAAATGGTGCTAAAATTGTTTCAACTTCAATAAAAACTAAGTTATGTAGTTCAAGAAAACTCTAG